In Humulus lupulus chromosome 7, drHumLupu1.1, whole genome shotgun sequence, the following are encoded in one genomic region:
- the LOC133792267 gene encoding clathrin heavy chain 1-like: protein MAAANAPITMKETLTLPSIGISSQFITFTNVTMESDKFICVRETAPQNSVVIVDMNMPMQPLRRPITADSALMNPNSRILALKALTPGTTQDHLQIFNIEAKAKIKSHQMPEQVVFWKWITPKMLGLVTQTSVYHWSIEGESEPVKMFERTANLASNQIINYRCDPTEKWLVLIGIAQGSPERPQLVKGNMQLFSVDQQRSQALEAHAASFATFKVAGNENPSILICFASKSFNAGQVTSKLHIIELGAQPGKPSFTKKQADLFFPPDFADDFPVSMQISQKYGLIYVITKLGLLFVYDLETATAVYRNRISPDPIFLTAEASSVGGFYAVNRRGQVLLATVNEQTIVSFVSSQLNNLELAVNLAKRGNLPGAEDLVVQRFQELFAQTKYKEAAELAAESPKGILRTPDTVAKFQSVPVQTGQTPPLLQYFGTLLTKGKLNAFESLELSRLVVNQNKKNLLENWLAEDKLECSEELGDLVKTVDNDLALKIYIKARATPKVVAAFAERREFDKILIYSKQVGYTPDYLFLLQTILRTDPQGAVNFALMMSQMEGGCPVDYNTITDLFLQRNLIREATAFLLDVLKPNLPEHAHLQTKVLEINLVTFPNVADAILANGMFTHYDRPRIAQLCEKAGLYLRALQHYTELPDIKRIIVNTHAIDPQALVEFFGTLSKEWALECMKDLLVVNLRGNLQIIVQTAKEYAEQLGVDACIKLFEQFKSYEGLYFFLGSYLSSSEDPEIHFKYIEAAAKTGQIKEVERVTRESNFYDPEKTKNFLMEAKLPDARPLINVCDRFGFVPDLTHYLYTSNMLRYIEGYVQKVNPGNAPLVVGQLLDDECPEDFIKGLILSVRSLLPVEPLVEECEKRNRLRLLTQFLEHLVSEGSQDVHVHNALGKIIIDSNNNPEHFLTTNPYYDSRVVGKYCEKRDPTLAVVAYRRGQCDDELINVTNKNSLFKLQARYVVERMDGDLWEKVLTPDNEYRRQLIDQVVSTALPESKSPEQVSAAVKAFMTADLPHELIELLEKIVLQNSAFSGNFNLQNLLILTAIKADPSRVMDYINRLDNFDGPAVGEVAVEAQLYEEAVAIFKKFNLNVQAVNVLLDNIQSIERAVEFAFRVEEDAVWSQVAKAQLREGLVSDAIESFIRADDATQFLDVIRAAEDENVFPDLVRYLLMVRQKTKEPKVDGELIYAYAKIDRLAEIEEFILMPNVANLQSVGDRLYDEALYEAAKIIYAFISNWAKLAVTLVKLQQFQNAVDAARKANSTKTWKEVCFACVEAEEFRLAQICGLNIIIQVDDLEEVSEYYQNRGCFDELISLMESGLGLERAHMGIFTELGVLYARYRPEKLMEHIKLFSTRLNIPKLIRACDEQQHWKELTYLYIQYDEFDNAATTVMNHSPEAWDHMQFKDVIVKVASVELYYKAVHFYLQEHPDLINDLLNVIALRVDHARVVDIMRKAGHLRLVKPYMVAVQSNNVSAVNEALNEIYIEEEDYDRLRGSIDLHDNFDQIGLAQKIEKHELLEMRRVAAYIYKKAGRWKQSIALSKKDNLYKDAMETCSQSGDRELSEDLLVYFIEQGKKECFASCLFVCYDLLRPDVVLELAWLNNMIDFTFPYLLQFIREYTSKVDELVKDKIEAQNEVKAKENEDKELVAQHNMYAQLLPALPAPPGMGGGGFAQPPPPMPMGGMGMPPMPAYGMPPMGSY, encoded by the exons ATGGCGGCTGCAAATGCCCCCATCACAATGAAGGAGACCCTAACG TTACCCAGTATTGGGATAAGTTCCCAATTCATTACGTTCACGAATGTGACTATGGAATCCGACAAGTTTATTTGTGTGCGAGAGACTGCACCTCAGAATAGTGTGGTTATTGTCGACATGAATATGCCTATGCAGCCTTTAAGACGTCCCATTACCGCCGATTCTGCATTGATGAACCCCAACTCTAGAATTCTTGCTCTTAAAG CTTTAACTCCGGGAACTACTCAGGATCATTTACAAATATTCAATATTGAAGCAAAAGCAAAGATAAAATCACATCAGATGCCCGAACAG GTTGTCTTTTGGAAGTGGATCACTCCGAAGATGTTGGGCCTGGTTACACAGACCTCAGTTTATCACTGGTCAATTGAAG GCGAGTCTGAGCCTGTGAAGATGTTTGAGCGGACAGCTAATCTAGCAAGTAATCAAATAATCAACTACCGTTGTGATCCTACTGAAAAGTGGTTGGTCTTGATTGGTATTGCTCAAGGTTCACCTGAG AGGCCACAGCTAGTGAAAGGAAATATGCAGCTTTTCTCTGTGGATCAGCAACGTAGCCAAGCTCTTGAAGCACATGCtgcatcatttgccacatttaaA GTTGCAGGAAATGAAAATCCTTCAATTCTTATTTGTTTCGCATCGAAAAGCTTCAATGCTGGACAAGTTACATCAAAGTTGCATATTATTGAACTCGGTGCCCAGCCAG GAAAACCATCATTTACTAAGAAGCAAGCAGATCTATTTTTTCCTCCTGACTTTGCTGATGACTTTCCTGTGTCAATGCAG ATATCACAAAAGTACGGTTTGATATATGTGATCACGAAGCTAGGTCTTCTATTTGTGTATGACCTAGAGACAGCAACAGCAGTTTATAGAAACAGAATCAGTCCAGATCCCATCTTTCTGACTGCAGAAGCTTCATCAGTTGGGGGTTTTTATGCTGTTAATAGGCGAGGCCAGGTGCTGCTTGCCACTGTCAATGAGCAAACAATTGTATCTTTTGTCAGTAGTCAG TTAAACAATTTGGAACTTGCTGTTAATCTTGCCAAAAGAGGAAACCTTCCTGGCGCAGAAGACCTG GTTGTCCAGCGTTTCCAAGAATTGTTTGCTCAGACAAAGTACAAGGAGGCTGCAGAACTTGCGGCAGAATCTCCAAAGGGCATACTTCGTACTCCAGACACAGTTGCTAAATTTCAG AGCGTCCCTGTCCAAACTGGGCAAACACCACCATTACTACAATACTTTGGAACTTTGTTAACTAAAGGAAAACTAAATGCTTTCGAATCCTTGGAGCTATCTCGCCTAGTTGTAAATCAAAACAAGAAAAATCTTTTGGAGAACTGGTTGGCTGAGGACAAGCTTGAATGTAGTGAAGAGCTTGGAGATCTTGTCAAG ACAGTGGACAATGACCTTGCTCTAAAGATATACATTAAAGCCAGGGCGACTCCGAAAGTTGTTGCAGCATTTGCAGAGAGAAGGGAGTTTGACAAGATTTTAATATACTCAAAGCAG GTTGGGTACACACCTGATTATTTGTTTCTTCTGCAAACAATTTTGCGAACAGATCCGCAG GGAGCGGTTAATTTTGCACTGATGATGTCTCAAATGGAGGGTGGCTGCCCAGTTGATTACAACACAATTACAGATCTGTTTCTCCAG CGAAATTTGATTCGTGAGGCAACTGCCTTTTTGTTGGATGTGCTGAAGCCCAATTTACCTGAACATGCACACCTTCAAACAAAG GTTTTGGAAATTAATCTTGTGACGTTCCCAAATGTTGCTGATGCTATTTTGGCAAATGGAATGTTCACTCATTATGACCGTCCACGTATTGCACAACTCTGTGAAAAAGCTGGTTTGTATCTGCGTGCCCTACAG CATTATACAGAATTACCTGATATCAAGCGTATTATTGTGAATACACATGCAATTGATCCACAG GCTCTTGTTGAGTTCTTTGGAACTCTTTCCAAAGAATGGGCTCTTGAGTGCATGAAGGATCTTCTGGTAGTAAATCTTAGAGGCAATCTTCAGATTATTGTCCAG ACTGCAAAAGAATATGCAGAGCAATTGGGTGTAGATGCATGCATAAAATTATTCGAGCAATTCAAATCCTACGAAGGATTGTACTTTTTCTTGGGCTCGTATTTGAGTTCCAG TGAGGATCCTGAGATCCACTTCAAGTACATTGAGGCAGCTGCAAAAACTGGACAAATTAAGGAGGTCGAGCGTGTTACACGCGAATCAAACTTTTATGACCCAGAAAAAACAAAGAATTTTCTAATGGAAGCGAAGCTTCCAGATGCACGTCCGCTGATTAATGTCTGCGATCGTTTTGGTTTTGTTCCTGATCTCACCCATTACCTATACACCAGCAACATGCTTAGGTATATTGAAGGTTATGtccaaaag GTCAACCCTGGAAATGCACCTCTAGTTGTAGGACAGCTCTTAGATGATGAATGTCCTGAGGACTTTATTAAAGGCCTTATTTTATCAGTTCGTTCTCTCCTTCCTGTTGAACCTTTGGTGGAGGAATGCGAAAAGAG GAATCGTCTTCGCTTGCTCACTCAATTCTTGGAGCATCTTGTGAGTGAGGGAAGCCAAGATGTACATGTTCACAATGCTCTGGGTAAAATCATTATTGACAGCAACAATAACCCAGAACATTTTCTCACAACCAATCCATATTATGATTCTCGTGTTGTTGGTAAATATTGTGAGAAAAGGGATCCCACTCTTGCTGTTGTTGCTTACCGTAGAGGGCAATGTGATGATGAACTTATTAATGTAACCAATAAAAATTCCTTGTTCAAACTTCAAGCCAG ATATGTGGTGGAAAGAATGGATGGTGATCTATGGGAGAAAGTTCTTACTCCTGATAATGAGTATAGAAGGCAGCTCATTGATCAAGTTGTATCTACAGCTCTGCCTGAGAGCAAGAGTCCTGAGCAAGTTTCAGCAGCTGTTAAAGCCTTTATGACTGCTGACCTTCCACATGAGTTGATTGAACTTCTTGAAAAGATTGTACTTCAAAACTCTGCTTTTAGTGGGAACTTCAATCTCCAAAATCTGTTAATTCTTACTGCCATTAAGGCTGATCCATCAAGAGTTATGGATTACATCAATAGGCTAGACAACTTCGATGGACCAGCAGTTGGAGAGGTGGCTGTTGAAGCCCAACTATATGAAGAAGCAGTTGCCATCTTCAAGAAGTTCAATTTGAATGTTCAGGCTGTGAATGTCCTATTGGATAACATTCAAAGCATCGAACGAGCTGTAGAGTTTGCATTCCGTGTTGAAGAAGATGCTGTTTGGAGTCAGGTAGCCAAGGCTCAACTGCGAGAGGGTCTAGTGAGTGATGCTATCGAGTCATTCATCCGTGCAGATGATGCAACTCAGTTCTTGGATGTCATACGTGCTGCTGAGGATGAAAATGTGTTCCCTGACTTGGTGCGGTATCTTCTGATGGTTAGACAGAAAACCAAAGAGCCAAAGGTTGATGGCGAACTCATTTATGCATATGCTAAGATTGATCGGTTGGCTGAAATTGAAGAATTTATTCTTATGCCAAATGTTGCTAATCTCCAAAGTGTTGGAGATCGTTTGTATGATGAAGCTTTATACGAAGCAGCTAAAATCATATATGCATTTATCTCTAACTGGGCTAAGCTGGCTGTCACTCTCGTCAAGCTGCAGCAATTTCAAAATGCAGTTGATGCAGCTCGAAAAGCTAACAGTACTAAAACATGGAAGGAGGTTTGTTTTGCATGTGTCGAAGCTGAGGAATTTCGTCTGGCTCAGATCTGTGGTCTCAACATCATCATCCAG GTGGATGATTTGGAAGAAGTGAGCGAGTATTACCAGAACAGGGGATGCTTTGATGAGTTAATATCTCTGATGGAGAGTGGACTGGGATTGGAACGTGCACATATGGGCATATTTACTGAGCTAGGAGTTCTATATGCAAGATACCGTCCGGAAAAGCTGATGGAGCACATTAAACTGTTCTCCACCCGACTTAATATTCCCAAGCTTATACGAGCTTGCGATGAACAACAACATTGGAAGGAACTGACTTACTTATATATCCAGTATGATGAATTTGACAATGCTGCAACCACTGTTATGAACCACTCCCCAGAAGCTTGGGACCACATGCAATTCAAAGATGTGATCGTCAAAGTGGCTAGTGTTGAGCTCTACTATAAGGCTGTACACTTCTACTTACAAGAACATCCAGATCTTATTAATGATCTTTTGAATGTGATTGCCCTTCGGGTAGACCATGCCCGAGTAGTGGACATAATGCGAAAG GCTGGTCACCTCCGTCTTGTGAAGCCATACATGGTTGCTGTTCAGAGTAACAATGTTTCTGCTGTAAATGAAGCTTTGAATGAAATATATATAGAGGAGGAGGACTATGATAGATTACGGGGATCAATTGATTTGCATGATAACTTTGACCAGATAGGTCTTGCACAAAAG ATTGAGAAACATGAGCTTCTTGAGATGAGACGTGTTGCTGCTTATATCTATAAGAAAGCAGGAAGATGGAAGCAGTCTATTGCATTGTCAAAAAAAGACAATCTATACAAAGATGCTATGGAAACCTGCTCACAGTCTGGTGATCGTGAACTTTCAGAGGACTTGCTTGTATATTTCATTGAGCAG GGAAAGAAAGAGTGCTTTGCATCATGCCTCTTTGTTTGTTATGATTTGCTCCGGCCTGATGTTGTCCTTGAGCTTGCGTGGCTGAACAATATGATCGATTTCACCTTTCCATATCTCTTGCAG TTTATTCGAGAATATACAAGCAAAGTGGATGAACTTGTGAAGGACAAAATTGAAGCTCAAAATGAGGTGAAAGCTAAAGAGAACGAGGATAAGGAATTGGTTGCTCAACAT AACATGTATGCCCAGTTGCTTCCTGCCTTGCCTGCACCACCAGGAATGGGTGGAGGAGGGTTTGCTCAACCCCCGCCACCAATGCCAATGGGAGGGATGGGGATGCCTCCGATGCCTGCTTATGGAATGCCACCAATGGGTTCCTACTGA